One window of Erwinia aphidicola genomic DNA carries:
- a CDS encoding GNAT family N-acetyltransferase — MSEIVVRHVVAEDAVAIHQLYSQPETYADTLQLPHPSLKKWQERIASVPDGVQMLVACIDNEIAGQLTLEVNGRARRRHTATFGIAVDAHQRGKGVGKAMMRTLIDLCDNWLSVERIELTVFADNQHAIALYEQFGFETEGRARRFALRNGQLVDALYMARFRA; from the coding sequence ATGAGTGAGATTGTCGTCCGTCATGTGGTTGCCGAAGATGCTGTTGCCATCCATCAGCTGTACAGCCAGCCTGAAACCTATGCCGATACGCTACAGCTCCCCCATCCCTCTCTCAAAAAGTGGCAGGAGCGGATTGCGTCGGTGCCTGACGGCGTGCAGATGCTGGTGGCCTGTATCGATAATGAGATTGCAGGCCAGCTGACGCTGGAGGTCAACGGGCGTGCCCGCCGCCGTCATACGGCAACCTTTGGCATCGCGGTGGATGCTCACCAGCGCGGAAAAGGCGTGGGCAAAGCGATGATGCGCACGCTGATCGACCTGTGTGACAACTGGCTCAGCGTCGAACGTATTGAGCTGACGGTGTTTGCCGATAATCAGCATGCCATCGCACTGTATGAACAGTTTGGCTTTGAAACCGAGGGACGCGCCCGCCGCTTTGCGCTGCGCAACGGTCAGCTGGTGGATGCGCTCTACATGGCGCGCTTTCGCGCGTAA
- the asd gene encoding aspartate-semialdehyde dehydrogenase, with protein sequence MKTVGLVGWRGMVGSVLMQRMSEERDFDVIRPVFFSTSQHGQAAPEFGGRPAGTLQDAFDIEALKALDIIITCQGGDYTSDIYPKLRAAGWNGYWIDAASTLRMKDDAIIILDPVNHKVIHDGLDKGIKTFVGGNCTVSLMLMSLGGLFENNLIEWASVATYQAASGGGARHMRELLTQMGMLHNHVAKELQDPASAILDIERKVTELSRTGVLPTDNFGVPLAGSLIPWIDKQLDNGQTREEWKGQAETNKILRTSSVIPVDGLCVRVGALRCHSQAFTLKLKKDVPLGEIEQMLASHNEWVKVVPNDREISMRELTPAAVTGTLNTPVGRLRKLNMGPEYLSAFTVGDQLLWGAAEPLRRMLRLLVG encoded by the coding sequence ATGAAGACAGTTGGACTGGTAGGTTGGCGTGGCATGGTTGGCTCGGTACTGATGCAGCGCATGAGTGAAGAGCGCGATTTTGATGTGATCCGCCCGGTATTCTTTTCTACTTCTCAGCACGGCCAGGCCGCGCCGGAGTTTGGCGGGCGCCCGGCAGGCACGCTGCAGGATGCGTTTGATATTGAAGCGCTGAAGGCGCTGGATATCATCATCACCTGCCAGGGTGGCGATTACACCAGCGACATCTACCCTAAGCTGCGCGCGGCGGGCTGGAATGGCTACTGGATTGATGCGGCTTCCACTCTGCGCATGAAAGATGATGCCATTATCATCCTCGACCCGGTCAACCATAAGGTGATCCACGACGGCCTCGATAAAGGGATTAAAACCTTCGTCGGCGGCAACTGCACCGTCAGCCTGATGCTGATGTCGCTGGGCGGCCTGTTTGAAAACAATCTGATTGAGTGGGCGTCAGTGGCGACCTATCAGGCGGCTTCCGGCGGCGGCGCGCGCCATATGCGCGAGCTGTTGACCCAGATGGGCATGCTGCACAATCACGTGGCGAAAGAGCTGCAGGACCCGGCTTCTGCCATCCTCGATATTGAACGCAAAGTCACCGAGCTGAGCCGCACCGGCGTGCTGCCAACCGATAACTTCGGCGTGCCGCTGGCGGGCAGCCTGATCCCATGGATCGACAAGCAGCTGGATAACGGCCAGACGCGTGAAGAGTGGAAAGGGCAGGCGGAAACCAACAAAATTCTGCGTACCAGCAGCGTGATCCCAGTGGATGGCCTTTGCGTCCGCGTCGGTGCGCTGCGCTGCCACAGCCAGGCCTTTACGCTGAAGCTGAAAAAAGATGTGCCGCTGGGCGAAATTGAGCAGATGCTGGCTTCGCACAACGAATGGGTGAAAGTGGTGCCGAACGACCGTGAGATCTCCATGCGTGAACTGACCCCAGCCGCCGTGACCGGCACGCTGAACACCCCGGTTGGCCGCTTGCGTAAGCTGAACATGGGGCCGGAGTATCTCTCTGCCTTCACCGTCGGCGATCAGCTGCTGTGGGGCGCGGCCGAGCCGCTGCGCCGCATGTTACGCCTGTTGGTCGGTTAA
- a CDS encoding YhgN family NAAT transporter yields the protein MTEMISATILLLLIMDPLGNLPIFMSVLKHLEPKRRRMVLMREMLIALLIMLLFLFAGEKILSFLNLRTETVSISGGIILFLIAIKMIFPGQESSSSGLSAGEEPFLVPLAIPLVAGPSLLATLMLLSHQYPHQMGHLVGALLIAWGATVAILLLSGLFLRLLGDKGVNALERLMGLILIMLATQMFMDGIRAYLKL from the coding sequence ATGACCGAAATGATCTCGGCGACGATATTATTGTTGCTGATTATGGACCCGCTGGGCAATTTGCCGATTTTTATGTCGGTATTAAAGCATCTGGAGCCGAAACGTCGACGCATGGTGCTGATGCGCGAAATGCTGATTGCGCTGCTGATTATGCTGCTGTTCCTGTTCGCCGGGGAAAAAATACTTAGCTTCCTCAACCTGCGTACGGAAACGGTGTCGATCTCCGGGGGGATAATTCTGTTTCTGATTGCGATTAAGATGATCTTCCCCGGTCAGGAGAGCAGCAGCAGCGGATTATCCGCAGGTGAAGAGCCGTTCCTGGTACCGCTGGCGATCCCGCTGGTGGCCGGGCCGTCCCTGCTGGCGACGCTGATGCTGCTGTCGCACCAGTATCCGCATCAGATGGGTCATCTGGTGGGCGCGCTGCTGATAGCCTGGGGCGCTACGGTGGCGATCCTGCTGCTGTCGGGGCTGTTCCTGCGCCTGCTGGGGGATAAAGGCGTGAACGCGCTGGAGAGGCTGATGGGGTTGATTTTGATTATGCTGGCGACGCAGATGTTTATGGATGGGATACGCGCGTATTTGAAACTGTGA
- a CDS encoding pirin family protein, with protein MIYLRKAQDRGHANHGWLDSYHTFSFADYYDANFMGFSALRVINEDVIDGGQGFGTHPHKDMEILTYVLSGTVEHQDSMGNKEQIPAGEFQIMSAGTGVRHSEYNASKEVPLHLYQIWIIPESTGIEPRYAQRRFDDVQGRQLVLSPDARDGSLKVFQDMTLSRWALKAAEEGVVEVEEGRRIWIQVVKGDVTVNGEAATTSDAFAIWDEKSLAINASSDAEILLFDLPPV; from the coding sequence ATGATTTACTTACGCAAAGCACAAGATCGCGGTCATGCTAACCATGGCTGGCTGGACAGCTACCACACCTTCTCTTTCGCTGATTACTACGATGCCAACTTTATGGGCTTCTCCGCGCTGCGGGTGATTAATGAAGATGTGATCGACGGCGGCCAGGGTTTTGGTACCCATCCGCATAAAGATATGGAGATCCTCACCTATGTCCTGTCCGGGACCGTTGAGCACCAGGACAGCATGGGCAACAAGGAGCAGATCCCGGCGGGTGAGTTCCAGATTATGAGCGCCGGGACCGGCGTACGTCACTCTGAGTACAACGCCAGCAAAGAGGTGCCGCTGCACCTGTACCAGATCTGGATTATCCCGGAAAGCACCGGTATTGAACCGCGCTATGCACAGCGCCGTTTTGACGATGTGCAGGGCCGCCAGCTGGTGCTGTCGCCGGATGCGCGTGACGGTTCACTTAAGGTGTTCCAGGATATGACCCTGTCGCGCTGGGCGCTGAAAGCGGCGGAAGAGGGCGTGGTTGAGGTCGAAGAGGGCCGCCGCATCTGGATCCAGGTGGTGAAAGGCGATGTGACCGTCAACGGCGAAGCGGCAACCACCTCTGACGCGTTCGCTATCTGGGATGAAAAATCCCTGGCGATTAACGCCAGCAGCGATGCAGAGATCCTGCTGTTCGACCTGCCGCCGGTTTAA
- a CDS encoding SDR family oxidoreductase: MSIKFNEQFRDKVFVVTGGNQGLGAAVSLLLAERGARGLVICGRNQQAGAAQVDKLRAAGCEAWFVAADFSDPASCERVIAEAESRFGTLHGLVNCAGMSDRGTILDTTPQLFDAIFAVNVRAPFFLMQAAIRLMIANHVAGSIVNIITMSSHGGQSFLTPYAASKGALVTLTKNVAFSAMRNRIRVNGLNIGWMDTPHEDQIQKQYHNASEDWLEKAEREQPFGRLLKPQEVARSVAFLLSEESGMMTGAIVDFDQNVVGCSDDGAAKPQNKLAL; encoded by the coding sequence ATGAGCATAAAATTCAACGAGCAGTTTCGTGACAAGGTTTTCGTGGTCACCGGCGGTAATCAGGGGCTGGGCGCAGCCGTCTCTTTATTACTGGCCGAGCGCGGCGCACGCGGTCTGGTGATCTGCGGGCGCAACCAGCAGGCCGGTGCCGCGCAGGTCGATAAGCTGCGCGCTGCGGGCTGTGAAGCCTGGTTTGTCGCCGCCGATTTTAGCGACCCGGCCTCCTGTGAACGGGTGATCGCCGAAGCGGAGAGCCGTTTTGGCACGCTGCACGGGCTGGTTAACTGCGCGGGGATGTCCGACCGCGGCACCATACTCGACACCACGCCGCAGCTTTTTGACGCCATCTTTGCCGTTAACGTCCGCGCGCCGTTCTTTCTGATGCAGGCGGCCATCAGGTTGATGATTGCCAACCACGTTGCAGGCAGCATCGTCAATATCATCACTATGAGCTCCCACGGTGGGCAGAGCTTCCTCACGCCTTATGCGGCCTCCAAAGGTGCGCTGGTTACCCTGACGAAAAACGTCGCCTTCAGCGCGATGCGCAACCGCATTCGCGTCAACGGCCTGAACATCGGCTGGATGGATACGCCGCACGAAGATCAGATCCAGAAGCAGTATCACAACGCCAGCGAGGACTGGCTGGAGAAAGCCGAGCGTGAACAGCCGTTTGGTCGCCTTCTCAAACCGCAGGAGGTGGCGCGCAGCGTGGCATTCCTGCTGTCCGAAGAGTCGGGAATGATGACCGGTGCGATCGTCGACTTCGATCAAAACGTCGTTGGCTGTAGCGATGACGGCGCGGCAAAACCCCAGAATAAACTGGCCCTGTGA
- the gntU gene encoding gluconate transporter: MSTATLVLTAAGSVLLLLFLVMKARMHAFVALMLVSIGAGLFSGMPLDKIADTMQKGMGGTLGFLAIVVALGAMFGKILHETGAVDQIAIRMLKTFGESRAHYAMGIAGLICALPLFFEVAVVLLISIAFAVARRTGDNLVKLVIPLFAGVAAAAAFLLPGPAPMLLASQMHADFGWMILLGLCAAIPGMLIAGPLFGRFISQHVEFGVPEEGEHPEFDESKLPSFGFSLSLILFPLILVGLKTIGARFTAPGTSLYEWLEFIGHPFTAILLACLVAIYGLAYRQGMDKERVMQICGAALQPAGIILLVIGAGGVFKQVLVDSGVGPALGNALTGAGLPVALACFVLSGAVRIIQGSATVACLTAVGLIMPVIEPLHYSGAQLAALSICIAGGSIICSHVNDAGFWLFGRFTGATEAQTLKTWTLMETILGTVGAIIGMIAFELLS, encoded by the coding sequence ATGAGTACTGCAACGCTGGTGTTAACCGCAGCCGGATCGGTCCTGCTGCTGCTGTTTTTAGTGATGAAGGCGCGAATGCACGCCTTTGTGGCGCTGATGCTGGTCTCGATCGGCGCCGGGCTGTTCTCCGGGATGCCGCTGGATAAAATCGCCGATACCATGCAGAAAGGCATGGGCGGCACGCTCGGATTCCTCGCTATTGTCGTCGCGCTGGGCGCGATGTTCGGTAAAATCCTGCACGAAACCGGCGCGGTCGATCAGATCGCCATCCGCATGCTGAAAACCTTTGGCGAAAGCCGGGCGCACTACGCCATGGGCATTGCCGGTCTGATCTGCGCACTGCCGCTGTTCTTCGAAGTAGCGGTGGTGCTGCTGATCAGCATCGCGTTTGCCGTGGCGCGCCGCACCGGGGATAACCTGGTGAAGCTGGTGATTCCGCTGTTCGCCGGGGTGGCTGCCGCCGCGGCATTTCTGCTGCCGGGGCCTGCGCCGATGCTGCTGGCTTCCCAGATGCACGCGGACTTTGGCTGGATGATCCTGCTGGGGCTGTGCGCCGCTATTCCGGGGATGCTGATTGCCGGGCCGCTGTTTGGTCGCTTTATCAGCCAGCACGTTGAGTTCGGCGTGCCCGAAGAGGGCGAGCACCCGGAGTTTGACGAGAGCAAGCTGCCCTCATTTGGCTTCAGCCTGTCGCTGATCCTGTTCCCGCTGATCCTGGTCGGGCTGAAAACCATCGGTGCGCGCTTTACCGCGCCGGGCACCAGCCTGTACGAGTGGCTGGAGTTTATCGGCCACCCGTTTACGGCGATCCTGCTGGCCTGCCTGGTGGCGATTTATGGCCTGGCTTATCGTCAGGGTATGGATAAAGAGCGCGTGATGCAGATTTGCGGCGCGGCGCTGCAGCCGGCGGGCATTATCCTGCTGGTGATCGGTGCGGGTGGCGTGTTCAAGCAGGTGCTGGTGGATTCCGGCGTGGGTCCGGCGCTGGGGAATGCGCTGACCGGAGCCGGTCTGCCAGTAGCGCTGGCGTGCTTTGTGCTGTCCGGTGCGGTGCGCATTATTCAGGGCTCGGCGACCGTAGCCTGCCTGACCGCCGTGGGCCTGATTATGCCGGTGATCGAACCGCTGCACTACTCGGGCGCGCAGCTTGCCGCGCTGTCGATCTGTATTGCCGGGGGCTCGATTATCTGTAGCCACGTCAACGATGCCGGTTTCTGGCTGTTTGGCCGCTTTACCGGCGCCACCGAAGCACAGACGTTGAAAACCTGGACGCTGATGGAAACTATCCTCGGTACCGTCGGCGCGATTATCGGCATGATTGCCTTTGAACTGTTGTCGTAA
- the gntR gene encoding gluconate operon transcriptional repressor GntR, which yields MKKKRPVLQDVADRVGITKMTVSRYLRNPDQVSAALQGKIAAALDELGYIPNRAPDMLSNATSRAIGVLLPSLTNQVFADVLRGIEAVTDAAGYQTLLGHFGYSAEKEELQLRSLLGWNIDGLILTERTHTAASLRMIETAGIPVIEMMDSVSPCLDMAVGFDNVEAARQMTHAILQKGHRHPVYLGARLDERTLQKEQGYALAMREAGLEPQTVMMEAASSFSAGAMLMREAQQRYPLTDSLFCTNDDLAVGAMFECQRQGLQIPQQMAIAGFHGHDIADVVNPTLATVQTPRERMGHESAALLLARIRGENVDMRPVDVGFTISAGGSI from the coding sequence ATGAAGAAAAAAAGACCGGTACTACAGGACGTTGCCGATCGCGTAGGCATCACCAAAATGACCGTTAGCCGCTATCTGCGTAACCCCGATCAGGTTTCTGCCGCGCTGCAGGGCAAGATCGCCGCCGCGCTGGATGAGCTGGGTTATATCCCCAATCGCGCCCCCGATATGCTTTCCAACGCCACCAGCCGCGCCATTGGCGTACTGCTGCCCTCACTGACCAACCAGGTGTTTGCCGACGTGCTGCGCGGCATTGAAGCGGTGACCGACGCCGCAGGCTACCAGACGCTGCTCGGGCACTTTGGCTACAGCGCCGAAAAGGAAGAGTTGCAGCTGCGCTCCCTGCTTGGCTGGAATATCGACGGCCTGATCCTCACCGAGCGCACCCACACCGCCGCCAGCTTGCGCATGATCGAAACCGCAGGCATTCCGGTGATTGAGATGATGGACAGCGTATCGCCATGCCTGGATATGGCGGTCGGTTTTGACAACGTTGAGGCGGCGCGCCAGATGACCCACGCCATTCTGCAAAAAGGCCATCGTCACCCGGTTTACCTCGGGGCGCGGCTAGATGAGCGTACCTTGCAGAAAGAGCAGGGCTACGCGCTGGCGATGCGTGAAGCAGGGCTGGAGCCGCAAACGGTGATGATGGAGGCGGCCTCGTCGTTCTCCGCCGGGGCGATGCTGATGCGCGAGGCGCAACAGCGCTATCCGCTGACCGACAGCCTGTTCTGTACCAATGATGACCTGGCGGTCGGGGCGATGTTTGAGTGCCAGCGCCAGGGGCTGCAGATCCCGCAGCAGATGGCGATTGCCGGTTTCCACGGCCACGATATTGCTGATGTGGTCAACCCGACGCTGGCGACGGTGCAGACCCCGCGTGAACGCATGGGGCACGAGTCTGCGGCGCTGCTGCTGGCGCGCATTCGTGGCGAGAATGTTGATATGCGCCCGGTGGATGTCGGCTTTACCATCTCAGCCGGGGGCAGCATTTAA
- the glgB gene encoding 1,4-alpha-glucan branching enzyme → MSELVDRNVINALVSGHFADPFSLLGMHQTASGLEVRALLPDATEVWVIDTRTGQKCVQLECQDARGFFHGVVPRRKNPFRYQLAVTWHGEQNLIDDAYRFGPLLPEMDSWLLAEGTHLRPYETMGAHADVIDGVIGTRFAVWAPNAQRVSVVGEFNFWDGRRHPMRLRREIGVWELFVPAARTGQLYKFEIIDKDGQLRLKADPYAFEAQMRPQTASMICGIPEKTTLSPERQRANGFDAPISIYEVHLGSWRRHTDNHFWLSYKELAEQLVPYVKEMGFTHLELLPINEHPFDGSWGYQPLGMYAPTRRFGTRDEFREFITAAHQAGLNVLLDWVPGHFPSDDFGLAKFDGTELYEHGDPREGFHQDWNTLIYNFGRREVSNYLAGNALYWVERFGIDGLRVDAVASMIYRDYSRAEGEWVPNHLGGRENLEAISFLRYTNRTLGHAAPGSITVAEESTDFGGVSRPQEMGGLGFWFKWNLGWMHDTLDYMSLDPIYRRHHHDLMTFGMLYNYTENFVLPLSHDEVVHGKRSILDRMPGDAWQKFANLRAYYGWMFGFPGKKLLFMGNEFAQGKEWNHDTSLDWHLLEGEDGWHNGVQRLVRDLNHTYQANPPLYQLDFDPAGFEWLVVDDFDNSVFVFVRRDRDGNELIVASNFTPVPRYDYRFGVSGAGRWREVLNTDSGHYHGSNNGNLGTLITDDWGSHNRSHSLSITLPPLATLWLVREAE, encoded by the coding sequence ATGTCAGAGCTTGTAGATCGCAATGTTATCAATGCATTAGTTTCTGGTCATTTTGCTGACCCCTTTTCCCTGCTGGGTATGCACCAGACCGCAAGCGGTCTTGAAGTGCGCGCCCTGTTGCCGGATGCCACTGAAGTTTGGGTGATCGATACCCGTACCGGGCAAAAGTGCGTGCAGCTGGAGTGCCAGGACGCACGCGGTTTCTTTCATGGCGTGGTACCGCGCCGGAAAAATCCCTTTCGCTATCAGCTTGCCGTCACCTGGCACGGCGAGCAAAACCTGATTGATGATGCCTACCGCTTTGGCCCACTGCTGCCGGAAATGGACAGCTGGCTGCTGGCGGAAGGCACGCACCTGCGTCCCTACGAAACCATGGGGGCACATGCCGACGTCATTGATGGGGTGATCGGCACGCGCTTTGCGGTGTGGGCGCCGAACGCGCAGCGCGTCTCGGTGGTCGGCGAGTTTAACTTTTGGGACGGCCGCCGCCATCCGATGCGCCTGCGGCGGGAAATTGGCGTCTGGGAACTGTTTGTCCCCGCCGCCCGCACCGGGCAGCTGTATAAATTTGAGATCATCGACAAAGACGGCCAGCTGCGGCTGAAGGCTGACCCGTATGCCTTTGAAGCGCAGATGCGCCCGCAAACGGCCTCGATGATCTGCGGTATTCCGGAAAAAACCACGCTCTCGCCGGAGCGTCAGCGCGCCAACGGCTTTGATGCACCCATCTCGATATACGAGGTTCACCTCGGCTCCTGGCGTCGTCACACCGATAACCACTTCTGGCTCAGCTACAAAGAGCTGGCTGAGCAGCTGGTGCCCTATGTTAAAGAGATGGGCTTCACCCACCTTGAACTACTGCCGATCAATGAGCATCCGTTCGACGGCAGCTGGGGCTACCAGCCGCTGGGAATGTATGCGCCGACGCGCCGCTTTGGCACCCGCGACGAGTTCCGTGAGTTTATTACCGCCGCGCACCAGGCCGGGCTGAACGTGCTGCTCGACTGGGTGCCGGGCCACTTTCCATCCGATGATTTTGGCCTGGCGAAGTTTGACGGCACCGAGCTGTACGAGCACGGCGACCCGCGTGAAGGCTTTCACCAGGACTGGAACACGCTGATCTATAACTTTGGGCGCCGCGAGGTCAGCAACTATCTGGCGGGCAATGCACTCTACTGGGTGGAGCGTTTCGGCATCGACGGGCTGCGCGTGGATGCCGTGGCATCGATGATCTATCGCGACTACAGCCGCGCCGAAGGTGAGTGGGTGCCAAACCACCTTGGCGGGCGCGAGAATCTTGAAGCAATCTCTTTCCTGCGCTACACCAACCGCACGCTGGGCCACGCCGCGCCCGGCTCAATTACCGTGGCGGAGGAGTCGACCGATTTTGGCGGCGTGTCGCGACCGCAGGAGATGGGTGGGCTGGGCTTCTGGTTTAAGTGGAACCTCGGCTGGATGCACGACACTCTCGACTATATGTCGCTCGACCCGATTTATCGCCGCCATCATCACGACCTGATGACCTTCGGCATGCTCTACAACTACACCGAAAACTTTGTGCTGCCGCTGTCGCACGATGAAGTGGTCCACGGCAAGCGCTCGATCCTCGACCGCATGCCGGGCGATGCCTGGCAGAAGTTCGCTAACCTGCGCGCCTATTACGGCTGGATGTTCGGCTTCCCCGGCAAAAAGCTGCTGTTTATGGGCAACGAGTTCGCCCAGGGGAAAGAGTGGAACCACGACACCAGCCTGGACTGGCATCTGCTGGAGGGCGAGGACGGCTGGCACAACGGCGTGCAGCGGCTGGTGCGCGACCTCAACCACACCTATCAGGCTAACCCGCCGCTCTATCAGCTGGATTTCGACCCGGCCGGTTTTGAGTGGCTGGTGGTGGATGATTTTGATAACTCGGTATTTGTCTTTGTGCGCCGCGACCGCGACGGCAATGAGCTGATCGTCGCCAGCAACTTTACTCCCGTGCCGCGTTACGACTACCGCTTCGGGGTGTCTGGTGCCGGGCGCTGGCGTGAAGTGCTGAATACCGATTCCGGCCACTATCACGGCAGTAACAATGGCAATCTAGGCACCCTCATCACCGACGACTGGGGCAGCCATAACCGCAGCCACTCGCTGAGCATAACGCTGCCGCCGCTCGCTACGCTGTGGCTGGTGCGGGAGGCTGAATGA
- a CDS encoding aspartyl protease family protein: protein MKYLSHFWGIAAALLLQASSVSADSIYAPSPVPLLTVRVRSDALIVPVTIAGKQYSFLLDTGAAMMVIDNRLASDITSKTPDDLLPELAKKILSTGINTSGGMLRGESIRFWQPLALAIGNEVVPASDPWVGADLSAFTQNSGMQIDGIIGQDLYRQFNWAVDNRNHQLTVWKHPLTVRNYQACVPYRDAWDFGPELMLDYHDRPLYMALNTGAAWSTIGEEIVHASRGHFGSAILTGITQPVITLNGIERSDAYLLGGIQFDRLPLGKLLAIEDKRGNYGLGMNFLQRFDDYLLAPDKMLLCYNQQHFTRDEAAPLRTLAVRYFARRVEIYANSPGALSSSVLHNGDVLLQINGSKVLPEKMEWIRGTLADTPLGELNLRIERRGKVRNVTL from the coding sequence ATGAAATATCTCTCACACTTCTGGGGCATTGCAGCCGCGCTGCTGTTGCAGGCTTCATCCGTATCGGCTGACAGCATTTATGCACCGTCGCCCGTTCCTCTGCTGACGGTGAGAGTTCGATCTGATGCGCTGATCGTGCCCGTGACTATTGCTGGCAAGCAGTACTCTTTTTTACTGGATACCGGCGCCGCGATGATGGTGATTGATAACCGTCTCGCCAGCGATATCACCAGCAAAACGCCGGACGACCTCCTGCCGGAGCTGGCTAAAAAAATCCTGAGCACCGGCATCAATACTTCAGGCGGCATGCTGAGAGGCGAGTCAATACGTTTCTGGCAGCCGCTGGCGCTGGCGATTGGCAATGAGGTGGTGCCCGCCAGCGATCCCTGGGTGGGTGCCGATCTCAGCGCGTTCACCCAGAACAGCGGGATGCAGATTGATGGCATCATTGGGCAGGACCTCTACCGCCAGTTCAACTGGGCAGTGGATAACCGCAATCATCAGCTGACGGTCTGGAAGCACCCGCTCACTGTCCGCAATTACCAGGCCTGCGTACCCTATCGCGATGCCTGGGATTTTGGCCCCGAACTGATGCTGGACTATCACGATCGCCCGCTGTATATGGCGTTGAACACCGGGGCGGCCTGGAGCACGATTGGTGAGGAGATCGTCCACGCCAGCCGCGGCCATTTCGGCAGCGCGATCCTGACCGGCATTACCCAGCCGGTTATCACGCTGAACGGAATAGAACGCAGCGATGCTTATCTGCTGGGCGGGATTCAGTTTGATCGGCTGCCGCTGGGGAAGCTGCTGGCGATTGAAGATAAACGGGGCAACTACGGGCTGGGCATGAACTTTCTGCAGCGCTTTGATGACTATCTGTTGGCCCCGGACAAAATGCTGTTGTGCTATAACCAGCAGCACTTTACCCGTGATGAGGCGGCCCCGCTGCGCACCCTGGCCGTTCGGTACTTTGCCAGGCGAGTGGAAATTTATGCCAACTCCCCCGGGGCACTCTCCTCGTCCGTGCTGCACAACGGCGACGTCCTGCTGCAGATTAACGGCAGCAAAGTGTTGCCTGAAAAGATGGAGTGGATCCGTGGCACGCTGGCTGATACGCCGCTCGGGGAACTAAATCTGCGCATTGAGCGGCGGGGAAAGGTCAGGAACGTCACGCTGTGA
- the gntK gene encoding gluconokinase, whose protein sequence is MNTTSTPNHVFVLMGVSGSGKSAVANAVAHQLQAAFLDGDFLHPRANIEKMSEGHPLNDDDRRPWLQSINDAAFAMQRTNSVSLIVCSALKKSYRDILRKGNQNLSFVYLQGDFDTIESRLRARKGHFFKPQMLVTQFATLEEPGSDEHDVLVVDINQTLDEVVAATLKTIDGAIAKTK, encoded by the coding sequence ATGAACACAACTTCAACGCCAAATCACGTATTTGTCCTGATGGGCGTATCCGGCAGCGGCAAGTCCGCCGTTGCCAATGCGGTCGCGCACCAGCTGCAAGCGGCATTCCTCGATGGCGATTTCCTGCATCCGCGCGCCAATATCGAAAAAATGTCCGAAGGCCATCCGCTGAATGATGATGACCGCCGCCCGTGGCTGCAGTCGATCAACGATGCGGCCTTTGCCATGCAGCGCACCAACAGCGTGTCGCTGATTGTCTGCTCGGCGTTGAAAAAAAGTTATCGCGACATCCTGCGCAAAGGGAATCAGAACCTCTCCTTCGTCTATCTGCAGGGCGATTTCGATACCATTGAATCCCGCCTGCGCGCGCGCAAAGGCCACTTCTTCAAGCCACAGATGCTGGTGACGCAGTTCGCCACCCTGGAAGAGCCGGGCAGTGATGAGCATGACGTGCTGGTCGTCGATATTAATCAGACGCTGGATGAGGTTGTTGCGGCAACGCTCAAAACCATTGATGGTGCGATCGCCAAAACTAAGTAG